The uncultured Subdoligranulum sp. genomic sequence TAGGATTTGGTGGCGTAGTAGGCCGCCATGTAGGGCCCCGCCGGCAGCAGCCCGGCGCTGGAGCCCACATTGAGCAAAGCCCCGCCGCCCTGGTGCTGCATCTGCCGGACCATCGCCTTGGTCAGCAGGTGGACGGCGCGGACGTTGAGGTCCACCATGGCCAGTTCCCGGTCCAGGTCCAGCTCGGGAAAGGCCCCGCACGCCCCGAAGCCGGCGTTGTTCACGAAGAGGGCCACCCGCCGGTCCCGGAGGGCCTGTACCAGCCGCCGGCACTCCTCTTCCCGGGCAAGGTCCGCCGGGAAGATCTCACAGGGCACCGGCAGGCTGTCGGCCAGGGCCTGCAGCCGGTCGGCACGGCGGGCCACCAGCATCAGGCTGTACCCCTGCGCCGCCAGCTGGCGGGCAAACTCCGCACCCAGGCCTGCGCTGGCCCCGGTGATGACTGCAAACTGGGACATGGGAAGATGCTCCTTTCCACAGAAAAGGCGGCCCGCACCCGGCGGACCGCCCAGTTGTCTTTTGGAATCAATGACGGCGTCCCACACCGCCGCCGCGGCTGGAACCACCGCCGGGGCGGAATCCGCCGCCGGGACGGCCGCCCATGCCACTGCGGGGACGGGGCGCACCGCCGAAACCGCCGGGGCGCGGGCCACCCGGGCGGGGACCGCCAAAGCCGCCGGGGCCGAACCCGGGACCAAATCCCGGACCGAACCCGGGCGGCGGACGGCGGGGCCGACGGGGACGGGAAGCAAGGCCCAGACCGAACCAGAACAGTCCGTTGCCAAAGCCACCACCACCGCGGGGCGGCCGCGGACCGGGACCCCGGGGCCGCAGGAAGCTGCCCACCAGGGCGATCACCAGCAGCACCGCCACCAGGACAAGCACCACCGCCATGGGATTGAAGCTGTCCTTCTGCGGAGCGGCCGCGGTCTGATCGGCGTTGTCCAGCGTGGAGGCAGGAATGCCGTAGATGGTGCAGAGTTCCTCGGCAAGGGCACGCACGGTCTTGCGGGTGCCGGTGTCGTAATCCTGCTCCACCCAGCTGGGTTCCAGATCCTCATCCAGGATGGTACCCATCTTGCTGATGGTCAGCTGGGTCTCCAGCCCGGCACCCCGGGTGAGGTAGTAGTCATCCTCCCCCGGGACCAGCAGCAGCAAGACGCCGTTGTCCTTGTCCTCGGCGCCCAGCCCCCAGGTGTTGAGGACATCGTAGGCATAGCCTTCCATGGTGGAGTTGCCGATATATTCCGTCGTATACACGCCGATCTGGGCCCCGCAGGTGTTCTGCAGCGTCACCGACAGGTCTTCCACATAGTTCTCCGTCTCGGTGGAAAGAATCCCGGCGTAATCGTTGACCGCCCGGTTGGGGTCCAGCTCCGGCGCCGCCTGGGCGGTGACGGTCCCTGCACCCAGCAGGCAGAACACCGCCGCGGCTGCCGCGGTGCGGCGAATCCATTTGTTCATTTTCCGTTTTCCTTTATCCGTTTCCGGTCGTACCCGCGGCGGCATCCGCCGGGGCAAAGGTCTGCAGTCTGCCGGCGTCCCACAATCCGGCCAGCAGGTTGGCCGGAAACGCCGCAATCTTCTCGTTATAATCTTCCGCCGCGGTGTTGTAGTCCGCCGCTGCCCGTTCGATGGTGGCCTGGGCCGAGGTGAAACTGTCGTGCAGGTCGTCCAGCTGTCCCCGGGCTTTGGAATCTGCCTCGTCATAGGCGGAAGTATATACCAGGTCCACCGCCCCTGCCAGGGTGGTATTCAGCTGGTACTGCACGGCGGGCCGGGCGGCATCGGCTTCGGCGTTCCAGGCGTCCAGGGCAGCCTGGGCGTTCTGCACGTCGGCATCCTGCTCCCCCAGCACATTGCCGGCCACCCGGATGAGACTGGCCACCGCATCGGTCTGGGCGGCGAAGTCCCCCTGGATGCTGTGACCGTATTCGTCCTGCTGGGAGGCGTACATCCGTTCGGTGCGGCTGCGCAGCCCCTGCAGGCGCGCCCCGCCGATGCCCACCACCGATCCCAGCGCCAGCACCGCCAGCACCAGCGCGGCCACCGGCCGCTTGCGGGCGGGCGGCGGCAGTCTGGATTCCACGGTGCCCAGCACTTCCAGCTGCGGGCCCTGTATCACAAAGGTTTCCTGTTGTTC encodes the following:
- a CDS encoding SDR family oxidoreductase, producing the protein MSQFAVITGASAGLGAEFARQLAAQGYSLMLVARRADRLQALADSLPVPCEIFPADLAREEECRRLVQALRDRRVALFVNNAGFGACGAFPELDLDRELAMVDLNVRAVHLLTKAMVRQMQHQGGGALLNVGSSAGLLPAGPYMAAYYATKSYVVSLSRAVAAELRAARSPVYLGCLCPGPVNTEFNGVAGVRHALPGLSAERCVASALAGVRHRKTVIVPGRGMAAAMALSRLVPVPLLIRLTAHQQRRKLGG
- a CDS encoding TPM domain-containing protein, coding for MNKWIRRTAAAAAVFCLLGAGTVTAQAAPELDPNRAVNDYAGILSTETENYVEDLSVTLQNTCGAQIGVYTTEYIGNSTMEGYAYDVLNTWGLGAEDKDNGVLLLLVPGEDDYYLTRGAGLETQLTISKMGTILDEDLEPSWVEQDYDTGTRKTVRALAEELCTIYGIPASTLDNADQTAAAPQKDSFNPMAVVLVLVAVLLVIALVGSFLRPRGPGPRPPRGGGGFGNGLFWFGLGLASRPRRPRRPPPGFGPGFGPGFGPGGFGGPRPGGPRPGGFGGAPRPRSGMGGRPGGGFRPGGGSSRGGGVGRRH
- a CDS encoding LemA family protein encodes the protein MQLEQQETFVIQGPQLEVLGTVESRLPPPARKRPVAALVLAVLALGSVVGIGGARLQGLRSRTERMYASQQDEYGHSIQGDFAAQTDAVASLIRVAGNVLGEQDADVQNAQAALDAWNAEADAARPAVQYQLNTTLAGAVDLVYTSAYDEADSKARGQLDDLHDSFTSAQATIERAAADYNTAAEDYNEKIAAFPANLLAGLWDAGRLQTFAPADAAAGTTGNG